A genomic region of Cloacibacillus sp. contains the following coding sequences:
- a CDS encoding response regulator, protein MQNEDAGYKMNDMKGAASSNEYRELEEQFSTAVSQVGASVWIYDFKDKSLSIKGSGAARFGLAPVETNIPESFIERGFVHPDDVEKFRKLYARIHEGAKTAMETIRWRSSNDSDYWWEKICYTTVFDKDGRPYHAIGSFMDVSAEKSLEQKYQDEVSFQNSDVSPNLMVKVRSNITQDLIESYIAKRNVAIATEGTPYTQAVEHLAQTGLTMEQQQCIRATLDRKRVLKAFAAGETHYTVEYQRKRRDGTAIWVNTIVNSYQNPETNDVMSFMYTYDINREKIMQTIVGRLVDLEHEFIAVVEVKTQRVFLFTQNTAGIAVHMQENDIYGPACDQVISSLVVEEKLAECLPKFRLEAVVAALEENDTYVLSYPVREADGRTGYRKWTYAYLDDTKTAIFYTRSDITALFVEQEMQQQALRSALLAAEQANAAKSDFLSRMSHEIRTPMNAIIGMSAIAAQSLGDDEQVADCISKIGISSRFLLSLINDILDMSRIESGKVLLKNEKIPFEEFISGVNSICYTQAHAKNVDYENIVDPGMEDYYIGDAMKLQQVIINIISNAVKFTQEGGRVVLGVRQIKKTKNDAVLRFTVNDTGCGISEEFLPHLFEPFAQEHIGATAMYGGTGLGLAICKNIVDMMDGRINVRSIVGIGSEFTVEVKLGITEENKRRYAKRPHHNFTDLKALVVDDDVIICEHAVITLKEIGIKSEWVDSGRKAVNRVREKWEKKESYDLILVDWKMPDMDGIETARQIRRIVGPDVTIIIMTAYDWASIEHEAKAAGVNMLMNKPMFKSSLISAFEKVFYEKELKTEHMPTEDFDFTGKRVLLAEDHPLNTEVATRLLLHEGFLVETAENGLRAMELFANSPVGYYDAILMDIRMPQMDGLQAACNIRHWHKDDAKTIPIIAMTANAFEDDIEKSKAAGMNAHLAKPIEPKLLFETLYKFIYADEDRDD, encoded by the coding sequence ATGCAGAATGAAGACGCGGGCTACAAGATGAACGATATGAAAGGCGCAGCCTCAAGCAATGAATACAGGGAGCTGGAGGAGCAGTTTTCGACCGCAGTCTCGCAGGTCGGCGCCTCAGTGTGGATATATGATTTCAAAGACAAAAGCCTCAGCATAAAGGGCAGCGGCGCCGCACGTTTCGGCCTCGCGCCCGTCGAGACGAATATCCCGGAGAGTTTTATCGAGCGCGGCTTCGTTCACCCGGACGACGTTGAAAAATTCAGGAAACTCTACGCTCGTATTCACGAAGGCGCAAAGACAGCTATGGAGACCATCAGGTGGCGCAGTTCGAACGACAGCGACTACTGGTGGGAAAAAATATGCTACACCACGGTCTTTGACAAAGACGGACGCCCATATCACGCTATAGGCAGCTTCATGGACGTTTCGGCCGAAAAATCGCTTGAACAAAAATATCAGGACGAAGTGTCCTTCCAAAATTCCGACGTAAGCCCGAACCTGATGGTAAAGGTACGTTCCAACATTACTCAGGACCTCATCGAGTCATACATCGCAAAAAGAAATGTCGCCATAGCCACGGAGGGAACGCCCTATACGCAGGCTGTAGAGCATCTGGCGCAGACCGGCCTCACGATGGAACAGCAGCAGTGCATACGCGCCACGCTGGACAGAAAGCGCGTGCTGAAGGCTTTCGCGGCGGGCGAGACGCACTACACTGTGGAATACCAGCGCAAGAGGCGCGACGGCACCGCGATATGGGTCAACACGATAGTCAACTCATACCAAAACCCTGAAACGAACGACGTCATGTCCTTTATGTACACCTACGACATCAACAGGGAAAAGATAATGCAAACCATAGTCGGCAGGCTGGTAGACCTTGAACATGAGTTCATCGCTGTGGTAGAGGTCAAGACGCAGAGAGTCTTCCTCTTTACGCAGAACACCGCGGGCATTGCCGTGCACATGCAGGAAAACGACATTTACGGCCCCGCATGCGATCAGGTCATAAGCAGTCTCGTCGTGGAGGAAAAGCTTGCGGAATGCCTTCCGAAATTCAGGCTTGAAGCGGTAGTGGCCGCTCTTGAAGAGAACGACACCTATGTACTGAGCTACCCTGTTCGCGAGGCGGACGGCAGAACCGGCTACCGCAAATGGACCTATGCATATCTGGACGACACAAAAACGGCCATATTTTACACAAGAAGCGACATCACCGCGCTCTTCGTGGAGCAGGAGATGCAGCAGCAGGCGCTTCGCAGCGCGCTTTTAGCCGCGGAGCAGGCAAACGCCGCAAAGAGCGACTTTCTTTCGCGCATGAGCCACGAGATACGCACTCCGATGAACGCCATCATCGGGATGTCCGCCATCGCCGCGCAGTCCCTGGGCGACGACGAACAGGTGGCGGACTGTATCTCAAAGATAGGCATATCGTCGCGCTTTTTGCTTTCGCTTATAAACGACATACTCGACATGAGCCGCATCGAAAGCGGAAAGGTGCTTCTCAAAAACGAAAAGATACCCTTTGAGGAGTTCATCAGCGGTGTGAACTCTATCTGCTACACGCAGGCGCACGCTAAAAATGTCGACTACGAGAATATAGTGGACCCGGGCATGGAGGATTATTACATCGGAGATGCGATGAAGCTCCAGCAGGTGATCATCAACATCATCTCCAACGCAGTCAAGTTCACTCAGGAGGGCGGCCGCGTCGTGCTCGGCGTGCGGCAGATAAAAAAGACCAAAAACGACGCAGTGCTTCGCTTTACAGTGAACGACACAGGCTGCGGCATCTCTGAGGAATTTCTTCCGCACCTCTTTGAGCCGTTCGCACAGGAGCACATAGGCGCCACCGCAATGTACGGAGGCACGGGGCTGGGCCTTGCCATCTGCAAAAACATCGTCGATATGATGGACGGCAGGATAAACGTGCGCAGCATAGTAGGCATAGGCTCGGAATTCACCGTCGAAGTGAAGCTCGGGATAACGGAAGAAAATAAAAGGCGCTACGCAAAAAGGCCGCACCATAATTTTACCGACCTTAAGGCGCTCGTTGTGGACGACGACGTGATCATCTGCGAACACGCCGTCATAACGCTGAAAGAAATAGGCATCAAATCGGAATGGGTGGACAGCGGACGCAAGGCGGTGAACCGCGTGCGCGAAAAGTGGGAGAAAAAAGAATCTTACGATCTCATCCTTGTAGACTGGAAGATGCCCGACATGGACGGCATCGAGACTGCGCGTCAAATTCGCCGCATAGTGGGGCCGGACGTTACGATAATCATCATGACCGCATACGACTGGGCCTCCATCGAACATGAGGCGAAGGCGGCCGGCGTCAACATGCTGATGAACAAGCCGATGTTCAAATCTTCGCTGATCTCCGCCTTTGAAAAGGTCTTCTATGAAAAAGAGCTGAAAACCGAGCACATGCCGACCGAAGATTTCGACTTCACTGGAAAGCGCGTGCTGCTCGCCGAAGACCATCCTCTCAACACCGAGGTGGCGACGCGGCTTTTGCTCCACGAAGGATTTCTTGTGGAGACGGCGGAAAACGGTCTGCGCGCAATGGAGCTGTTCGCCAATTCGCCAGTTGGCTACTACGACGCCATTTTGATGGACATCAGAATGCCGCAAATGGATGGACTGCAGGCGGCCTGCAACATCCGCCACTGG
- a CDS encoding EAL domain-containing protein: MMPKKILIVDDQVINRRILKKLLCDQYEIVEAENGAEALAVLEKQSAGLSAVILDLIMPVMDGYSVLEAMEKNQCLSEIPVIVATQEDKKETESRALELGARDFVSKPYNPTVLRKRLANLIELYESNVRIHRSERDLLTGLYNKDAFCRRAEEFMDAEGNGRYTLVVTDIERFKLVNDSFGLAEGDKLLKYIAENLYQNMQSKNGICARLGADHFAALIPEEMDEAAFRPVLEEAERSLADYPLSMKISLKFGVYPVSERDVSVALMCDRAMLASDSLKGQYRCVCAYYDDSIRQRMIREQAITDTMKHSLSSGHFQVYFQPKYDIRSERVAGAEALARWAHPELGVMYPCDFIPLFERNGFITELDRYMWDKTCEIVENWIKEGKKYVPISVNVSRKDIYQSNLPEILAGIVKKHGLRPNQLHLEITEAAYTENPEQLISVVDELKQLGFSIGMDDFGRGYSSLNMLSELPIDVLKLDMRFIQKKTDSATSRNILNFIISLAKWMDLRVIAEGVETHEQIEMLRSMDCQYVQGYYYAEPMSEREFAELVMNAELADHLVSDQSDCLDGALAAGGKAGAKVMLIADGEQANRAKLAKYFEDAYSIVEADNAPAAYKYIEEHFNEIAIVMLDLALPPADGFHLLEKLRVNHQFASIPVIATGAACEALEVRAFALGASDFLPAPYNMDIAVHRVQNVTARNTIQTLEREKRMLSKMRQLALEARLDQLTGLYNRAEMERRVQEFFCGQEGENAIFFMLDIDNFKNINDLYGHDRGDEVIKMVSAKLRELFRDDDFICRMGGDEFAVFMKARMDEAHLSRRLEQMCARLRASVEDTEISCSIGASIAPEHGTGYQTLYHNSDMALLTAKRLGKNRWKIYGTENRGTEDLRGSPPSSQKNADNDSGGHENAGDRRAGFCGRKKYPLKGDPPDAE; this comes from the coding sequence ATGATGCCCAAGAAAATCCTAATAGTTGACGATCAGGTTATCAATCGCCGCATTTTAAAAAAATTGCTCTGTGATCAGTATGAGATAGTTGAGGCTGAGAATGGAGCGGAGGCGCTTGCCGTTTTGGAAAAGCAGAGCGCCGGCCTCTCCGCGGTCATTTTGGACCTCATAATGCCCGTGATGGATGGATACAGCGTCCTTGAGGCGATGGAGAAAAACCAGTGTCTTTCTGAGATACCGGTCATCGTGGCCACTCAGGAAGACAAAAAGGAGACAGAAAGCCGCGCGTTGGAGCTTGGCGCAAGGGATTTCGTCTCAAAGCCCTATAACCCGACCGTGCTGCGCAAACGGCTGGCGAACCTTATAGAGCTTTACGAATCAAACGTCCGCATCCACAGGAGCGAACGCGATCTATTGACGGGGCTCTACAATAAAGACGCCTTCTGCCGCCGCGCCGAAGAATTTATGGATGCCGAGGGAAACGGGCGCTACACTCTGGTAGTGACCGACATCGAACGTTTCAAGCTTGTAAACGACAGCTTTGGCCTGGCTGAGGGCGACAAGCTGCTCAAATATATCGCTGAAAATCTTTATCAAAACATGCAGAGCAAAAACGGTATCTGTGCGCGGCTCGGCGCGGATCATTTCGCGGCGCTCATTCCCGAGGAGATGGACGAAGCGGCCTTCCGTCCTGTGCTGGAAGAAGCGGAGCGAAGCCTTGCCGACTATCCGCTCAGCATGAAGATATCGCTTAAATTCGGCGTCTATCCGGTGAGCGAACGCGACGTCTCAGTAGCCCTGATGTGCGACCGCGCGATGCTTGCCTCGGACAGCTTAAAAGGGCAGTACAGATGCGTCTGCGCCTACTATGATGACTCCATCCGCCAGCGGATGATACGCGAGCAGGCCATCACCGATACTATGAAACACTCTTTGTCCTCTGGGCACTTTCAGGTCTACTTTCAGCCGAAATACGATATTCGGAGCGAACGCGTCGCGGGAGCGGAGGCGCTCGCGCGCTGGGCGCACCCGGAGCTTGGCGTCATGTACCCCTGCGACTTCATTCCTCTTTTTGAACGCAACGGCTTCATCACGGAACTTGACCGTTATATGTGGGACAAAACCTGCGAGATAGTTGAAAACTGGATAAAAGAGGGCAAAAAATATGTGCCAATCTCAGTCAACGTCTCACGAAAAGACATCTACCAGTCGAATCTGCCTGAGATATTGGCCGGCATCGTAAAAAAGCACGGGCTTCGCCCGAACCAGCTCCATCTTGAAATAACGGAGGCCGCCTACACGGAAAACCCGGAACAGCTCATTTCCGTCGTGGATGAGCTGAAACAGCTTGGTTTTTCTATTGGTATGGACGACTTCGGGCGCGGCTATTCGTCGCTCAACATGCTCTCAGAACTGCCCATAGACGTTTTGAAGCTGGATATGCGGTTCATCCAGAAGAAAACTGACTCTGCCACCAGCCGCAACATCCTTAATTTTATAATCAGTCTGGCGAAATGGATGGATCTGCGCGTCATAGCCGAGGGCGTTGAAACGCACGAGCAGATAGAGATGCTGCGCTCGATGGACTGCCAGTACGTCCAGGGCTATTATTACGCGGAGCCGATGTCGGAGCGCGAATTTGCCGAGCTTGTGATGAACGCGGAGCTTGCCGACCACCTTGTATCCGACCAGAGCGATTGTCTGGACGGCGCGCTTGCGGCGGGCGGCAAGGCCGGCGCCAAAGTGATGCTGATTGCGGACGGCGAGCAGGCAAACCGCGCAAAGCTTGCGAAATATTTTGAGGACGCCTATTCCATCGTGGAGGCCGACAACGCGCCGGCCGCCTACAAATACATCGAAGAACATTTCAACGAAATAGCTATCGTCATGCTTGACCTCGCTTTGCCTCCTGCGGACGGATTTCATCTGCTTGAAAAGCTGCGGGTCAATCATCAGTTTGCCTCTATTCCAGTGATAGCTACGGGCGCTGCGTGCGAGGCGCTTGAAGTTCGCGCGTTTGCGCTTGGCGCAAGCGATTTTCTGCCCGCTCCGTACAACATGGATATCGCGGTGCACCGCGTGCAGAACGTTACTGCGCGCAACACCATCCAGACGCTTGAACGTGAAAAACGTATGCTGTCCAAGATGAGGCAGCTTGCGCTTGAAGCCCGGCTGGATCAGCTTACGGGCCTATATAACCGCGCGGAGATGGAACGGCGCGTGCAGGAGTTCTTTTGCGGGCAAGAGGGCGAAAACGCCATCTTTTTCATGCTCGACATCGACAACTTTAAAAATATAAACGACCTCTACGGCCACGACCGCGGCGACGAGGTCATCAAAATGGTTTCCGCGAAATTGCGCGAGCTCTTCCGCGACGACGACTTTATATGCCGCATGGGCGGCGACGAATTTGCCGTTTTTATGAAGGCAAGGATGGACGAAGCGCATCTTTCCCGCAGGCTGGAGCAGATGTGCGCCAGGCTGCGCGCGTCCGTTGAGGACACGGAGATATCGTGTTCCATAGGGGCCAGCATCGCGCCGGAGCATGGAACCGGGTATCAGACGCTCTATCACAACTCGGACATGGCGCTGCTTACGGCAAAACGTCTTGGGAAGAACCGCTGGAAAATATACGGGACGGAAAACCGCGGTACAGAAGACCTCCGTGGCAGCCCGCCTTCATCACAGAAAAACGCGGACAATGACTCAGGCGGCCATGAAAACGCAGGCGATCGCCGCGCTGGTTTTTGCGGCAGAAAAAAGTATCCTCTCAAAGGAGACCCTCCAGATGCAGAATGA
- the plsY gene encoding glycerol-3-phosphate 1-O-acyltransferase PlsY: MAFLFWMAAGYLAGSCPTGFLVAKYIKGADIRAFGSGNIGATNVGRFMGRSWAIAVAVFDMLKGGLVVLAASLFTEDASLLAAVGVCAVIGHNYPVWLGLRGGKGVATSFGVIAFFNFFMPWPALLGGWAWYIIMKTTKYVSVASMGGLFIATLFTAAFGMPWQYTAASLFLAALSVWRHRSNIARIMDGSEVKVNSNKKH; this comes from the coding sequence ATGGCCTTTTTGTTCTGGATGGCCGCCGGGTATCTGGCGGGTTCGTGCCCCACGGGGTTCCTTGTCGCGAAATACATAAAGGGCGCCGACATCCGCGCGTTTGGCTCAGGCAACATTGGCGCTACAAACGTCGGAAGGTTCATGGGAAGAAGCTGGGCCATAGCCGTCGCTGTCTTCGATATGCTGAAGGGCGGCCTCGTAGTGCTCGCCGCGTCGCTTTTCACAGAGGACGCCTCGCTGCTGGCCGCGGTTGGAGTATGCGCCGTGATCGGCCACAACTACCCCGTATGGCTCGGCCTTCGCGGAGGAAAGGGAGTCGCTACCTCCTTCGGCGTCATCGCATTTTTCAACTTCTTCATGCCGTGGCCCGCTCTCTTGGGCGGCTGGGCGTGGTACATAATCATGAAGACCACCAAATACGTCTCCGTAGCCTCAATGGGCGGCCTTTTCATCGCCACGCTGTTCACAGCCGCATTCGGTATGCCCTGGCAGTATACTGCGGCTTCGCTTTTTCTGGCCGCGCTCTCGGTGTGGCGCCACAGAAGCAACATCGCGCGCATCATGGACGGCTCCGAAGTAAAGGTAAACTCAAACAAAAAACATTGA
- a CDS encoding ABC transporter permease: MLKYILKRTFSALLTLWFIITITFLIMHNLPGSPFTGARGLPDETRVALEAKYGLDKSIGEQYVTYLFNFVRGDFGVSYLKRGVTTRAIIESGFPYSAKIGLVAIAMITAFGIFFGVYAALRQNKFSDRASMFLATLGTTIPSFVLATLFLYVFNKKLGLVPSYGAESFSHYIGPAFAIGAFSIAFITRLTRTSMLEVLQQDYIRTARAKGLSNFTVMTRHALRNALIPVVTYLGPCVATIVTGSFVVEKVFGIPGIGCLFTTSILNRDYSLILGVTVFFGFLLVLMVLLVDILYVLIDPRIKYE, from the coding sequence TTGCTAAAATATATTTTAAAACGTACCTTTTCCGCACTGCTGACCCTATGGTTCATAATAACCATCACCTTCCTGATAATGCACAATCTACCCGGAAGTCCCTTTACGGGCGCACGAGGACTGCCCGACGAGACGCGAGTGGCGCTTGAGGCCAAATACGGGCTCGATAAATCTATCGGCGAGCAGTACGTCACCTATCTTTTTAATTTTGTGCGCGGCGATTTCGGCGTATCGTATTTAAAAAGGGGTGTGACGACGCGCGCCATCATCGAAAGCGGCTTCCCGTATTCGGCAAAGATAGGCCTTGTGGCGATCGCCATGATAACGGCCTTCGGCATTTTCTTCGGCGTCTACGCCGCGCTGCGGCAAAATAAGTTTTCGGACAGAGCCTCGATGTTCCTTGCCACGCTCGGAACGACGATCCCCAGCTTTGTTTTGGCCACTCTTTTCTTGTACGTCTTCAATAAAAAACTTGGGCTGGTCCCCTCTTACGGAGCGGAGAGCTTCAGCCACTACATAGGCCCCGCATTTGCCATTGGAGCATTTTCCATCGCCTTCATCACAAGGCTCACCAGGACGTCGATGCTCGAAGTGCTGCAGCAGGATTACATAAGGACGGCGCGCGCGAAGGGACTTTCTAATTTCACGGTGATGACGAGGCACGCGTTGAGAAATGCGCTGATCCCAGTCGTTACCTACCTTGGCCCGTGCGTGGCGACTATCGTCACAGGCTCGTTCGTCGTTGAGAAAGTTTTTGGCATTCCTGGCATAGGCTGCCTTTTTACCACAAGTATTTTAAACAGGGACTATTCGCTGATTTTGGGCGTCACGGTATTTTTCGGTTTCCTGCTTGTCTTGATGGTGCTGCTGGTCGACATCCTTTATGTGCTGATCGATCCGAGAATCAAATACGAATAG
- a CDS encoding ABC transporter permease, which produces MADYDLNDRSLWEETAHDYSNSEKIGRKSLTFYQDVWRRFKQNKTAMVSLAFIAVMTLGAVVVPYFWPYSYSDQNLAYSNIPYRLDLYELPGTDKTFYITGDYNVLQVSRSGELGKMAEVALDDPINRKKNFLLDGKTIDVDYSKYFQAKKKLYSIRKAAARGEKVNLAQEESALENMQRYTVTADGKEIEPTLNVRNKNYILGNDALGRDLFIRIIYGARISLAVGFATALVCFIIGVIFGGVSGYCGGKVDDAMMRFVDIINTIPTLLFVILLRVLFDSGGVTTIILTIGLTYWVGMARLVRGQVLSLKEQEFVLAARSLGAPTSYILFRHLLPNIMGPIMVTITMMIPNAIFTEAFLSFVGLGVSAPVASWGTLCNDALEGLYTFPQQLLFPAAAISLTILTFNLLGDGMRDALDPKLRK; this is translated from the coding sequence ATGGCAGATTACGACCTCAACGACAGATCTCTCTGGGAAGAGACTGCGCACGACTACTCAAATTCGGAGAAGATAGGGCGAAAAAGCCTCACGTTCTATCAGGACGTCTGGAGAAGGTTCAAACAAAACAAGACGGCGATGGTCTCGCTTGCCTTTATAGCTGTGATGACGCTTGGCGCCGTCGTCGTCCCTTACTTCTGGCCCTACTCGTATTCGGACCAAAACCTCGCCTACTCAAACATCCCCTATAGGCTGGACCTTTACGAACTTCCGGGAACGGACAAAACATTTTACATAACGGGCGACTATAACGTTTTGCAGGTCTCAAGAAGCGGCGAGCTTGGCAAAATGGCGGAGGTCGCTTTGGACGACCCGATAAACAGAAAAAAGAATTTCCTGCTGGACGGCAAGACTATCGACGTCGACTACAGTAAATATTTCCAGGCGAAAAAGAAACTCTATTCCATAAGGAAGGCTGCCGCGCGCGGAGAGAAGGTAAATCTCGCGCAGGAGGAAAGCGCCCTTGAAAATATGCAGAGATACACCGTTACGGCGGACGGCAAAGAGATAGAGCCTACGCTTAACGTAAGAAATAAAAACTATATCCTTGGCAACGACGCGCTGGGGCGCGACCTCTTCATCCGCATCATCTACGGCGCGCGCATTTCTCTTGCGGTGGGCTTTGCAACCGCGCTCGTCTGCTTCATCATCGGGGTCATATTCGGCGGCGTATCCGGCTACTGCGGAGGCAAGGTCGACGACGCTATGATGCGGTTCGTGGACATAATAAACACGATACCGACTTTGCTGTTCGTCATACTTCTGCGCGTCCTTTTCGACAGCGGCGGTGTTACGACCATCATCCTCACGATAGGGCTGACCTACTGGGTCGGGATGGCGCGGCTTGTGCGCGGACAGGTGCTTTCGCTGAAAGAACAGGAGTTCGTGCTCGCTGCAAGGTCGCTTGGCGCGCCGACCAGCTACATCCTCTTCCGGCATCTTCTGCCAAATATAATGGGGCCTATCATGGTCACAATAACGATGATGATACCGAACGCGATTTTCACAGAGGCCTTTTTGAGCTTCGTCGGCCTTGGCGTATCCGCGCCGGTGGCCTCATGGGGGACGCTCTGCAACGACGCGCTTGAGGGGCTGTACACCTTCCCTCAGCAGCTCCTCTTCCCCGCCGCCGCCATCTCACTCACAATTTTGACCTTCAACCTGCTTGGGGACGGCATGCGCGACGCGCTTGACCCCAAACTAAGAAAGTAG
- a CDS encoding ABC transporter ATP-binding protein: MSAKETILSMRGLYTSFFTHLGEVKALRGIDLQVNKGEVLGIVGESGSGKSVTALSVMRLLLHPGKVTAGEIFFKGTDLLKKNENEMSRIRGNDIAMIFQDPMTSLNPVLKIGFQIEEVLRKHQNLSKKEAEEKAVQMLEKVGIPDSERRARCYPHEFSGGMRQRAMIAMALSCEPSLLIADEPTTALDVTIQAQIIRLIRELGASTGASTILITHDLGVVADICDRIAVMYAGLIMEEGTAEDIFFNPSHPYTMGLLKSIPNAAAGERERLIPIPGTPPDLLNPPQGCPFSPRCSFAMNICNKLQPGYYAQNDGHRAMCWLLDDRAAKNERYCSMKGGVGSNER; the protein is encoded by the coding sequence ATGTCTGCTAAAGAAACTATTTTAAGTATGCGCGGCCTTTACACCTCGTTTTTTACCCATCTTGGAGAGGTAAAGGCGTTACGGGGCATCGACCTTCAGGTAAATAAGGGAGAGGTGCTTGGGATCGTGGGCGAATCCGGCAGCGGCAAAAGCGTTACGGCTCTTTCCGTGATGCGCCTTCTGCTACACCCCGGAAAGGTGACCGCCGGAGAGATTTTTTTCAAAGGCACCGACCTGCTCAAAAAAAATGAAAATGAGATGTCGCGGATACGCGGCAACGACATAGCGATGATCTTCCAGGACCCTATGACGTCGCTGAACCCCGTTTTGAAGATCGGCTTTCAGATTGAGGAGGTGCTCAGAAAGCATCAAAACCTCTCAAAGAAAGAGGCGGAGGAAAAGGCTGTGCAGATGCTTGAAAAGGTTGGCATACCCGACAGTGAACGCAGAGCTCGCTGCTATCCGCACGAGTTTTCCGGCGGAATGCGCCAGCGCGCGATGATAGCTATGGCTCTTTCGTGCGAACCGTCGCTGCTAATAGCGGACGAACCTACGACGGCGCTCGACGTGACCATACAGGCGCAGATAATACGCCTCATCCGTGAACTGGGCGCAAGCACAGGCGCCTCGACGATACTGATAACGCACGATTTAGGCGTCGTGGCCGACATCTGCGACAGGATAGCCGTCATGTACGCGGGGCTGATAATGGAAGAGGGCACGGCGGAGGACATTTTCTTCAATCCGTCACATCCGTACACGATGGGGCTGCTGAAATCCATTCCAAACGCCGCCGCGGGCGAAAGAGAACGCCTCATACCTATTCCCGGCACGCCGCCCGATCTGCTCAACCCGCCGCAGGGCTGCCCGTTCTCCCCAAGGTGTTCCTTTGCCATGAATATATGCAACAAACTTCAGCCTGGATACTACGCCCAAAACGACGGACACCGCGCGATGTGCTGGCTTCTTGACGACCGCGCCGCAAAAAACGAACGTTACTGCTCCATGAAGGGAGGCGTCGGCTCAAATGAAAGATAA
- a CDS encoding ATP-binding cassette domain-containing protein — MKDNVLIDVKNLKKYFYKDTGIISKKMQEIKAVDDVSFYIKKGETLGLVGESGCGKTTAGRTIMRLYEPTGGQILYNETDIAKLSQKDFMPYRKKIQMIFQDPYASLDPRMTVADIIGEPLDIHHLASGKERQERIFELLDKVGLGKNHANRYPHEFSGGQRQRIGIARALSVMPEFIICDEPISALDVSVQAQVVNMLEDLQHEIGLTYLFIAHDLSMVRHISDRVGVMYLGSLMELTTSDTLYNNPQHPYTQALLSSIPIPNPRAEIKNIILEGDVPSPLNPPSGCKFRTRCRYTKKICAEETPRLKEIGAEHFAACHLF; from the coding sequence ATGAAAGATAACGTTTTGATCGACGTAAAAAATCTAAAAAAATATTTCTATAAGGATACCGGCATCATCTCAAAAAAAATGCAGGAGATAAAAGCGGTGGACGACGTCAGCTTCTACATCAAAAAAGGTGAGACGCTGGGCCTCGTCGGTGAATCGGGATGCGGAAAGACCACCGCGGGCAGGACCATAATGCGGCTCTACGAACCCACCGGAGGCCAGATACTATACAACGAAACGGACATCGCAAAGCTCAGCCAGAAAGATTTTATGCCTTACAGAAAAAAAATACAGATGATATTCCAGGACCCCTACGCGTCGCTTGACCCGCGCATGACGGTGGCGGACATAATAGGCGAACCGCTTGACATCCACCACCTGGCCTCCGGCAAAGAACGGCAGGAGAGGATATTCGAGCTGCTCGACAAAGTAGGGCTTGGAAAGAACCACGCAAACAGATATCCGCACGAATTTTCGGGCGGCCAGCGCCAGAGAATAGGCATCGCAAGGGCGCTTTCCGTCATGCCTGAGTTTATCATCTGCGACGAGCCGATATCGGCGCTCGACGTCTCCGTGCAGGCGCAGGTGGTCAACATGCTGGAGGACCTCCAGCACGAGATAGGGCTGACCTATCTTTTCATCGCGCACGACCTTTCGATGGTGCGCCACATATCGGACAGAGTGGGCGTCATGTACCTGGGCAGCCTGATGGAGCTGACAACGTCGGATACGCTTTACAACAACCCTCAGCACCCATATACGCAGGCGCTTTTGTCCTCCATCCCGATACCGAACCCGCGCGCCGAGATAAAAAACATAATACTTGAAGGAGACGTGCCAAGCCCGCTCAACCCGCCATCAGGCTGTAAGTTCCGAACGCGCTGCCGGTACACAAAAAAAATATGCGCCGAAGAGACGCCGCGCCTGAAAGAGATAGGCGCAGAACATTTTGCGGCGTGCCATCTGTTTTAA